A region of Haliotis asinina isolate JCU_RB_2024 chromosome 9, JCU_Hal_asi_v2, whole genome shotgun sequence DNA encodes the following proteins:
- the LOC137296490 gene encoding putative nuclease HARBI1 encodes MAAAQRVYLPRSNRFNDMNDEELLRRYRLNQQGIRFLLQLIGAQIQPLTGRNHAIDATTKLLVTLRFLATGKFQLCNGDDHGLSQPSVSRAIYTTVEALSAPAMVARFIHFPSPAECQRNKVEFHRTANFPGVIGVIDGTHIQIQAPAVNEDVYVNRHHYHSINTQVVFDPFDRIIDIVARWPGSTHDSRILSQSGLFRLMESNNLPAGCHLLGDSGYPSKRWLLTPFLRPEPGSQARYNRAHKITRSCVERGIGQLKRRFGVLHGEIRQSPERTCKIVMASAVLHNICKERNIPIPPADGIPQQQQRNAAAVPAVLPPQGLMGVRYREQFARTHFP; translated from the exons ATGGCAGCCGCACAGCGTGTATATTTACCAAGATCCAACAGATTCAATGACATGAATGATGAGGAATTACTTAGAAGATACAGACTGAATCAACAAGGTATTAGGTTTTTATTGCAACTTATTGGAGCACAAATACAGCCACTGACTGGACGGAATCATGCTATTGATGCAACAACAAAACTCTTAGTAACTTTGAGGTTTCTGGCAACAGGCAAGTTTCAATTGTGTAATGGGGATGATCACGGGTTGAGTCAACCGAGCGTTTCACGTGCGATATACACGACTGTTGAAGCCTTGTCCGCACCTGCTATGGTGGCACGGTTTATACATTTTCCCAGTCCCGCAGAGTGCCAACGCAACAAGGTGGAGTTTCACCGGACGGCGAACTTCCCAGGGGTGATCGGCGTCATTGACGGCACGCATATACAAATACAGGCACCAGCTGTAAATGAGGATGTTTACGTCAATCGACATCACTACCACAGCATAAACACACAG GTAGTGTTCGATCCCTTCGACCGTATCATTGACATCGTGGCACGCTGGCCTGGGTCCACACACGACTCAAGAATCCTCTCTCAGAGTGGTCTCTTCCGTTTAATGGAGAGCAACAACTTGCCAGCTGGGTGTCACCTTCTCGGTGATAGTGGTTATCCGTCTAAACGTTGGCTGCTTACTCCATTCCTTCGCCCAGAACCCGGCAGCCAGGCACGCTACAACCG AGCACACAAGATCACAAGGAGTTGTGTTGAGCGTGGAATTGGCCAACTGAAGCGCAGATTTGGAGTCCTTCATGGTGAAATCAGACAATCCCCAGAGAGAACTTGCAAG atCGTTATGGCCAGCGCTGTTTTGCATAATATTTGCAAGGAACGTAATATTCCAATTCCACCAGCTGATGGTAtaccacagcaacaacagcgCAATGCAGCCGCAGTACCAGCAGTCCTGCCTCCACAAGGTTTGATGGGAGTTCGTTACAGGGAGCAGTTTGCAAGGACTCACTTTCCAT AA
- the LOC137296502 gene encoding nuclear apoptosis-inducing factor 1-like — MAETDDSKKRKPNWHKEECLLLAELVKERKTVIEGRFGPGVTSANRHEAWQKITDTLNANGRQQRSKEEVIKKWKNLKSAGKSAYSTFKNSTTATGGGPPPTPISPVTEAVVDCIGRDNTVLTGIGPMSLDSSFIQLLQLDQSFEKVRAIIGITINISISLHISLHISYFLSSFGKREVVTGN, encoded by the exons ATGGCCGAGACCGATGatagcaagaaaagaaaacccaaCTGGCATAAAGAAGAATGTCTGCTGTTAGCAGAATTAGTGAAGGAGAGGAAGACTGTAATAGAGGGGAGATTCGGACCGGGTGTGACTTCGGCAAACCGACATGAGGCGTGGCAG aaaatcaCAGACACCCTCAATGCAAATGGTCGCCAACAAAGAAGCAAAGAGGAGGTCATTAAGAAATGGAAGAATCTGAAGAGTGCCGGAAAAAGTGCTTACAGCACATTCAAGAATTCAACAACTGCAACCG GCGGTGGACCACCCCCAACACCTATAAGCCCTGTCACAGAGGCGGTGGTGGACTGTATTGGCAGGGATAACACTGTCCTAACAGGGATTGGGCCAATGTCATTGGATTCAAGCTTCATACAGCTCCTACAGCTAGACCAATCCTTCGAAAA AGTTAGAGCCATCATTggcatcaccatcaacatcagcatcagcCTGCACATCAGTCTCCACATCAGCTACTTCCTCAGCAGTTTTGGAAAAAGAGAAGTTGTTACTGGAAATTGA
- the LOC137296503 gene encoding nuclear apoptosis-inducing factor 1-like, with translation MAETDASKKRKPNWHKEECLLLAELVKERKTVIEGRFGPGVTSANRHEAWQKITNTLNANGHQQRSKEEVIKKWKNLKSAGKSVYSTFKNSTTATGGGPPPTPISPVTAAVVDCIGRDNTVLTGIGPMSMDSSFIQLLQRVRAIIGITINISISLHISLHISYFLSSFGKREVVTGN, from the exons ATGGCCGAGACCGATGctagcaagaaaagaaaacccaaCTGGCATAAAGAAGAATGTCTGCTGTTAGCAGAATTAGTGAAGGAGAGGAAGACTGTAATAGAGGGGAGATTCGGACCGGGTGTGACATCGGCAAACCGACATGAGGCGTGGCAG aaaatcaCAAACACCCTCAATGCAAATGGTCACCAACAAAGAAGCAAAGAGGAGGTCATTAAGAAATGGAAGAATCTGAAGAGTGCCGGAAAAAGTGTTTACAGCACATTCAAGAATTCAACAACTGCAACCG GCGGTGGACCACCCCCAACACCTATAAGCCCTGTCACAGCGGCGGTGGTGGACTGTATTGGCAGGGATAACACTGTCCTAACCGGGATTGGGCCAATGTCAATGGATTCAAGCTTCATACAGCTCCTACAG AGAGTTAGAGCCATCATTggcatcaccatcaacatcagcatcagcCTGCACATCAGTCTCCACATCAGCTACTTCCTCAGCAGTTTTGGAAAAAGAGAAGTTGTTACTGGAAATTGA
- the LOC137296389 gene encoding putative nuclease HARBI1 — protein MAAAQRVYLPRSNRFNDMNDEELLRRYRLNQQGIRFLLQLIGAQIQPLTGRNHAIDATTKLLVTLRFLATGKFQLCNGDDHGLSQPSVSRAIYTTVEALSAPAMVARFIHFPSPAECQRNKVEFHRTANFPGVIGVIDGTHIQIQAPTVNEDVYVNRHHYHSINTQVVFDPFDRIIDIVARWPGSTHDSRILSQSGLFRLMESNNLPAGCHLLGDSGYPSKRWLLTPFLRPEPGSQARYNRAHKITRSCVERGIGQLKRRFGVLHGEIRQSPERTCKIIMAGAVLHNICKERNIPIPPADGIPQQQQRNAAAAPAVLPPQGLMGVRYREQFARTHFP, from the exons ATGGCAGCCGCACAGCGTGTATATTTACCAAGATCCAACAGATTCAATGATATGAATGACGAGGAACTACTTAGAAGATACAGACTGAATCAACAAGGTATTAGGTTTTTATTGCAACTTATTGGAGCACAAATACAGCCACTGACTGGACGGAATCATGCTATTGATGCAACAACAAAGCTCTTAGTAACTTTGAGGTTTCTAGCAACAGGCAAGTTTCAATTGTGTAATGGGGATGATCACGGGTTGAGTCAACCGAGCGTTTCACGTGCGATATACACGACTGTTGAAGCCTTGTCCGCCCCTGCCATGGTGGCACGGTTTATACATTTTCCCAGTCCCGCAGAGTGTCAACGCAACAAGGTGGAGTTTCACCGGACGGCGAACTTCCCAGGGGTGATCGGCGTCATTGACGGCACGCATATACAAATACAGGCACCAACTGTAAATGAGGATGTTTACGTCAATCGACATCACTACCACAGCATAAACACACAG GTAGTGTTCGATCCCTTCGACCGTATCATTGACATCGTGGCACGCTGGCCTGGGTCCACACACGACTCAAGAATCCTCTCTCAGAGTGGCCTCTTCCGTTTAATGGAGAGCAACAACTTGCCAGCTGGGTGTCACCTTCTCGGTGATAGTGGTTATCCGTCTAAACGTTGGCTGCTTACTCCATTCCTTCGCCCAGAACCCGGCAGCCAGGCACGCTACAACCG AGCACACAAGATCACAAGGAGTTGTGTTGAGCGTGGAATTGGCCAACTGAAGCGCAGATTTGGAGTCCTTCATGGTGAAATCAGACAATCCCCAGAGAGAACTTGCAAG ATCATTATGGCTGGCGCTGTTTTGCATAATATTTGCAAGGAACGTAATATTCCAATTCCACCAGCTGATGGTAtaccacagcaacaacagcgCAATGCAGCCGCAGCACCAGCAGTCCTGCCTCCACAAGGTTTGATGGGAGTTCGTTACAGGGAGCAGTTTGCAAGGACTCACTTTCCAT AA